The following proteins come from a genomic window of Nicotiana tomentosiformis chromosome 12, ASM39032v3, whole genome shotgun sequence:
- the LOC104120699 gene encoding pentatricopeptide repeat-containing protein At2g36240 codes for MGFQKFLRSIPKQTASDRTSLLPLALRTIDSSVCTTNNLTPVAQNQLNQLMETHLKPSFTAKDFLTFLKNHVHYHPVLTNLDFYLFNYAASVDSFRHDHSTFEWMVRTLAITHRLQFLTSLLQFIASNPCPCADGIFSCPKTEPIFRFAINAYCKAGRFDDALLAFDTMRRSIDGKPDVAVYNIIIHGFVKFKHFDKALEFYNRMIRERVKPDVITFNTLIAGYCKNSQLGLALQMFKEMKTHGCAPNVVSFNTLIKWFLLDGKIEEGIGMAYEMTEMGWEISAVTCEILVDGLCRKGMMLKACDLLVDFSRKRLLPRTFDYFGLIERLCCEGNVARAMELANELWRNGSSPSLIACTTLIEGLRRTRRIDEAYKIMEKMLQECMLPDSVTFNCLLSDMCDAGRMKEANEMRLLGLNKGLDPEAVTYNILISGFKREGKKKESEALVEEMLDLGFIPDIATYNRLIDRQAKSKS; via the coding sequence ATGGGATTTCAGAAATTTCTCAGATCCATTCCAAAACAAACCGCTTCTGATCGGACTTCACTGTTACCTCTTGCATTGAGAACGATAGATTCCTCAGTGTGCACCACCAACAACCTCACCCCTGTTGCCCAAAACCAACTGAACCAACTCATGGAAACCCACCTTAAACCTTCTTTCACGGCCAAAGATTTTCTTACTTTCCTCAAGAATCACGTCCATTACCACCCTGTCCTCACTAACCTTGACTTCTACCTCTTCAACTATGCTGCTTCTGTTGATTCTTTCCGCCATGATCACTCCACCTTTGAGTGGATGGTCCGCACGCTGGCCATCACCCACCGCCTCCAATTTCTTACTTCTCTCCTTCAATTTATTGCTTCTAATCCCTGCCCGTGTGCTGACGGTATTTTCTCTTGCCCCAAAACTGAACCTATTTTTCGTTTTGCCATTAATGCTTATTGCAAGGCTGGTAGATTTGATGATGCATTGTTAGCTTTTGACACAATGAGAAGATCGATTGATGGGAAGCCTGATGTTGCTGTTTACAATATAATAATTCATGGATTTGTGAAGTTTAAGCATTTTGATAAGGCTCTGGAGTTTTACAATAGGATGATTAGAGAAAGAGTGAAGCCTGATGTAATTACGTTCAATACTCTGATTGCTGGGTACTGTAAGAACTCGCAATTGGGCTTGGCTTTGCAAATGTTTAAAGAGATGAAAACTCATGGATGTGCACCAAATGTAGTTAGCTTTAATACTTTAATTAAATGGTTTCTTTTGGATGGTAAGATTGAAGAGGGGATTGGGATGGCCTATGAGATGACGGAGATGGGATGGGAGATTTCTGCAGTGACTtgtgagattttggttgatggtCTTTGCAGGAAGGGAATGATGTTGAAAGCGTGCGATTTACTGGTTGACTTTTCAAGGAAACGGTTGCTGCCAAGAACATTTGATTATTTTGGGTTAATTGAGAGGCTTTGTTGTGAAGGGAATGTGGCCAGAGCAATGGAATTGGCGAATGAGTTATGGAGGAATGGGAGTTCTCCAAGCTTAATTGCTTGTACAACCTTGATTGAAGGTTTAAGGAGAACAAGAAGAATTGATGAAGCATATAAAATTATGGAGAAAATGCTGCAGGAATGTATGCTTCCGGATAGTGTAACCTTTAATTGTCTACTTAGTGACATGTGTGATGCAGGAAGAATGAAGGAAGCgaatgagatgaggttattgggtTTAAACAAGGGTTTGGATCCTGAGGCTGTGACGTACAATATTTTGATATCAGGTTTTAAGAGGGAGGGTAAAAAGAAGGAATCGGAAGCACTGGTGGAAGAAATGTTGGATTTGGGGTTTATACCTGATATTGCTACTTATAACAGGTTGATTGATAGACAAGCTAAATCAAAAAGTTAA